Proteins encoded together in one Ochotona princeps isolate mOchPri1 chromosome 20, mOchPri1.hap1, whole genome shotgun sequence window:
- the LOC101533558 gene encoding whey acidic protein-like: protein MRCLISLALGLLALEAALALAPESKAPVQAMCPEPRPSEETTCTPTCHNDEDCPGNAMCCPSACGPSCRPPIIVPVSKIGRCPWVRAPLFPHLCMEKDECSNDSQCSSKKKCCLSRCAMRCLDPVAEHRRLQPAIWAPDHGASRAPNDPSTTGLLGQDGDGRSRAAPGGPRFRRPPDDVRARRAANPGTERTPHGAQLPDLASPPDWDGSPTRLPGPRCRRSPR, encoded by the exons ATGCGCTGTCTTATTAGCCTGGCCCTGGGCCTGCTCGCCCTGGAGGCAGCCCTCGCCCTGGCCCCTGAATCCAAGGCTCCAG TGCAGGCCATGTGTCCTGAACCCAGACCCTCTGAGGAGACGACCTGCACCCCAACTTGTCACAACGATGAAGACTGTCCGGGCAATGCCATGTGCTGCCCCAGTGCCTGCGGCCCCTCCTGCAGACCCCCCATCATTG TCCCTGTCTCCAAGATCGGCCGCTGCCCCTGGGTACGGGCACCTCTATTCCCCCACCTGTGCATGGAGAAGGACGAGTGCTCCAACGACAGCCAGTGCAGCAGCAAGAAGAAATGCTGCCTCAGCCGCTGTGCCATGCGGTGCCTGGACCCCGTCGCAG AACACCGCCGCCTCCAGCCCGCCATCTGGGCTCCTGACCACGGCGCCTCCCGCGCTCCCAACGATCCCTCCACGACCGGCCTGCTCGGCCAAGATGGCGACGGCAGGAGCAGGGCGGCACCCGGCGGGCCCCGCTTCCGGCGGCCTCCTGATGACGTCCGGGCGCGCCGCGCGGCGAACCCGGGGACAGAGCGGACGCCGCATGGAG CCCAGCTTCCGGACCTGGCGTCCCCGCCCGACTGGGACGGTTCTCCGACGCGCCTCCCTGGGCCCCGCTGCCGGCGAAGTCCCCGATGA
- the TBRG4 gene encoding FAST kinase domain-containing protein 4, with product MAARLVKECACLLREAARFAPAMAPVSRPRLVALAQRPLTSSATSPSSRLPGSLTELLEREQVFTPYPKPSEVDQCIEKATQPEQLLELLDSGHSLHHNHAAIMLIRLTRLLAEKPKDRASLQQDARFQQLLQLVSSQITLVWHGTLVRLLRSLYALALPEACRELRSVEQEVRWRLRRLKYKHLAFLAETCATSMQEQQSQELLAELLTHLERRWTELDDGRMLATLMLKAGHLSGSLMNRLEDKCLELVEQFGPEELRRVLLALAAQGRRSLPLLRAISYHLVQKPFPLTKSVLLDLTYAYGKLSFHQTQVAQRLADDLLPLLPSLTSTEVARCAKSFAFLKWLNLPLFEAFVQHILNRAQDVTPSHLCNIVLAFAHLNFHPEQEEKFFSLVHEKLGPALVSLEPAVQVDLVWALCVLQQAQEAQLRAVLDPGFHTPLLETTSPKGQSTFQKLLHINATARLEHPGYTGPLLPASALAAQPLAPDQKVTPLQRELPEMLKGLLGSADRGSFAVATQYGWVLDAEVLLDADGQFLPLRDFVAPHLTQPAGNQPLPEGAKRLAFLRWEFPSFSSRSKDLMGRFALARRHVLAAGFLVVDVPYYEWLELKSEWQKGAYLKDKMRKVVAEELAK from the exons ATGGCAGCCCGCCTGGTGAAAGAGTGTGCCTGCCTCCTGAGAGAAGCGGCTCGCTTTGCCCCCGCCATGGCCCCAGTGAGCCGGCCGAGGCTCGTGGCGCTGGCCCAGAGGCCCCTGACCTCTTCAGCCACCTCTCCAAGCTCCCGGCTCCCAGGCTCCCTGACAGAGCTTCTGGAGAGGGAACAGGTGTTCACGCCCTACCCCAAGCCCTCGGAGGTGGACCAGTGCATCGAGAAGGCCACCCAGCCGGAGCAGTTACTAGAACTACTGGACAGCGGCCACAGTTTGCACCACAACCACGCAGCCATCATGCTCATTCGCCTCACGCGCCTGCTGGCTGAGAAGCCAAAGGATAGGGCCTCACTACAGCAGGATGCTCGCTTCCAGCAACTTCTGCAGCTGGTCAGCAGccag ATAACCTTGGTCTGGCATGGGACCCTGGTGAGGCTGCTGCGGAGCCTGTATGCACTGGCACTGCCCGAAGCATGCCGGGAGCTGCGCTCTGTGGAACAGGAGGTACGCTGGCGCCTGCGGCGGCTCAAGTACAAACACCTGGCCTTCCTGGCCGAGACCTGCGCCACCTCCATGCAGGAGCAACAGTCGCAGGAGCTGCTGGCTGAACTGCTCACACACCTGGAGAGGCGCTGGACAGAGCTGGACGACGGCCGTATGCTGGCGACCCTGATGTTGAAGGCTGGCCACCTTTCGGGCTCGCTGATGAACCGCCTGGAAGACAAG TGCCTGGAGCTGGTGGAGCAGTTTGGCCCTGAAGAGCTGCGGAGGGTGCTGCTGGCGCTGGCGGCGCAGGGCCGGCGGTCGTTGCCACTGCTGCGGGCCATCTCCTACCATCTCGTGCAGAAGCCCTTTCCGCTGACGAAAAGTGTGCTCCTGGACCTGACCTACGCCTATG GCAAGCTGAGCTTCCACCAGACCCAGGTAGCCCAGCGCCTGGCTGACgacctgctgccactgctgcccaGCCTGACGTCCACCGAGGTGGCCCGCTGCGCCAAGTCCTTCGCCTTCCTCAAGTGGCTCAACCTGCCCCTGTTCGAGGCTTTTGTCCAG CACATCCTGAACAGAGCCCAGGACGTCACCCCGTCTCACCTGTGCAACATAGTGCTGGCCTTTGCCCACCTGAACTTCCACCCGGAGCAGGAAGAGAAGTTCTTTAGCCTG GTGCATGAGAAGCTAGGGCCGGCACTGGTGAGCCTGGAGCCAGCCGTGCAGGTGGATCTGGTTTGGGCTCTGTGTGTGCTGCAGCAGGCACAGGAAGCCCAGCTGAGAGCCGTCCTCGATCCAGGGTTCCACACCCCTCTTCTAG AGACCACGTCTCCTAAGGGTCAGAGCACCTTCCAGAAGCTGCTGCACATCAACGCCACTGCCCGCCTAGAGCACCCTGGGTATACAGGCCCCCTCCTGCCAGCCTCTGCTCTGGCTGCCCAGCCCCTAGCCCCCGACCAGAAGGTGACCCCGCTGCAAAGGGAGCTGCCAGAGATGCTGAAGGGACTGCTGGGCAGTGCCGACCGAGGCAGCTTCGCAGTGGCCACACAGTACGGCTGGGTGCTCG ACGCGGAGGTGCTGCTGGATGCGGACGGCCAGTTCCTGCCCCTCAGAGACTTTGTGGCACCTCACCTCACCCAGCCAGCTGGAAACCAGCCCTTGCCTGAGGGGGCCAAGAG GCTCGCCTTCCTGAGGTGGGAGTTTCCCAGCTTCAGCAGCCGGAGCAAGGACCTCATGGGCCGCTTCGCCCTGGCCCGGCGCCACGTGCTGGCCGCGGGCTTCCTCGTGGTGGAT GTCCCCTACTACGAGTGGCTGGAGCTCAAGTCTGAGTGGCAGAAGGGCGCCTACCTCAAAGACAAGATGCGCAAAGTAGTAGCTGAGGAGCTGGCCAAGTGA